From Paraburkholderia hayleyella, a single genomic window includes:
- a CDS encoding DsbE family thiol:disulfide interchange protein translates to MKRFLLPLLAFVVLLGLLAAGLKHDPRKLPSALLGQPAPSFDLPLLHAPGQRLASDTLRGQVWLLNVWASWCTSCREEHPLLLELAARHVVPVYGLNYKDESAPALQWLALAGDPYTASLVDRNGQTGIDYGVYGVPETFVIDRAGRVRYRHAGPLTRATLDEVILPLVRQLQGEDAHVTAAAVVH, encoded by the coding sequence ATGAAGCGTTTTTTGCTGCCGTTACTGGCTTTTGTCGTGCTGCTGGGTTTGCTGGCTGCCGGGCTTAAACACGATCCCCGCAAGCTGCCCTCCGCGTTGCTCGGACAGCCCGCGCCGAGCTTTGATCTCCCCCTTTTGCACGCGCCTGGGCAGCGTCTTGCCTCGGATACGTTACGCGGCCAGGTGTGGTTGCTGAACGTCTGGGCCTCATGGTGTACATCATGCCGCGAAGAACATCCGTTGCTGCTCGAGCTGGCGGCGCGTCACGTGGTGCCGGTCTATGGCCTGAACTACAAGGATGAAAGCGCGCCCGCGCTGCAATGGCTGGCGTTGGCGGGGGACCCCTATACCGCATCGTTGGTGGATCGCAATGGGCAAACCGGAATTGATTACGGCGTGTATGGCGTACCGGAAACCTTCGTCATCGACCGCGCGGGACGTGTGCGTTATCGCCATGCAGGGCCACTGACGCGGGCCACGCTGGACGAAGTGATCTTGCCGCTGGTGCGGCAGCTACAGGGTGAGGATGCGCATGTCACAGCGGCAGCGGTTGTTCATTAA
- a CDS encoding cytochrome c-type biogenesis protein codes for MSQRQRLFINGPERLRRGAWTLILLALVLALMLVSGRAPGVALGAVPNVTPEPSAAVVEERVRHLAERLRCLVCQNQTLADSNADLAADLREKIREQVRQGATDVQIEAYMVQRYGDFVLYQPPLKPATWMLWFGPFIALGLGACILWRALRRHRAAVAALPTLDDDAHQRAAKLLETFDQDSRR; via the coding sequence ATGTCACAGCGGCAGCGGTTGTTCATTAATGGGCCTGAGCGGCTGCGCAGGGGCGCATGGACGCTGATTCTACTGGCGCTAGTGCTGGCGCTGATGCTGGTATCAGGCAGGGCGCCCGGTGTTGCGCTGGGCGCCGTTCCAAACGTAACGCCTGAACCGTCAGCCGCGGTGGTGGAGGAACGGGTCCGGCACCTCGCGGAGCGCTTGCGCTGCCTTGTGTGCCAGAACCAGACACTGGCCGATTCGAATGCGGATCTGGCGGCCGATCTGCGTGAAAAAATCCGTGAGCAGGTCCGTCAAGGTGCGACTGACGTACAAATCGAAGCCTATATGGTGCAACGCTATGGCGATTTCGTTTTGTATCAGCCGCCGCTTAAACCTGCGACATGGATGCTCTGGTTCGGGCCGTTTATCGCGCTGGGCTTAGGGGCTTGCATCCTGTGGCGTGCGCTCAGGCGCCATCGCGCTGCTGTCGCGGCATTACCCACGCTCGACGACGACGCGCACCAGCGCGCCGCAAAGTTGCTTGAAACATTTGATCAGGATTCCCGCCGATGA
- the ccmI gene encoding c-type cytochrome biogenesis protein CcmI → MTILWLVMGAMLLVALACVIPPLLRPGVNGRGGAREPQRRELAVALYRAQQAEAGQELASGQLSPQQYAEVERELEQRLLDEAKGADDGHDAAVSRARSASPRAELWQRAGMAALLLALLPSAALLLYLKLGNPVAALVQSGEATDQAERHADSPASLDAMVARLAARLARQPDDAQGWSMLARSYIVLARPDDAVVAYQRALALTPEDPALLADYADALVSANGGTFDEFAGMQIHAALALDPMQPKALALAGAMALEQRDYRQAITFWQRLAQVPGVPPEMAAQAGRQIAEMQSLMHKVPGMASVPATAVSPRALEVHVSLSPTLAMQAKPDDTVFVVARAVDGPRMPLAVQRLRLADLPVTVRLDDSMAMTPELRLSAFERVQVEAHVSASGEARPKKGDLLGQSGPLAMDKKIIDVVVNQKVN, encoded by the coding sequence ATGACGATTCTCTGGCTCGTGATGGGTGCGATGTTGCTGGTGGCGCTGGCATGCGTGATTCCGCCTTTGCTGCGGCCGGGTGTCAACGGACGCGGCGGCGCACGCGAGCCGCAACGCCGCGAGCTTGCAGTGGCACTGTATCGGGCGCAGCAGGCCGAGGCGGGGCAGGAATTGGCCAGCGGTCAGCTCTCGCCGCAGCAATACGCCGAGGTGGAACGTGAACTTGAGCAGCGTTTGCTGGATGAGGCCAAGGGTGCCGACGACGGGCATGACGCTGCTGTATCACGGGCCCGCAGCGCCAGCCCGCGCGCCGAGCTATGGCAGCGTGCGGGCATGGCGGCGTTGTTGCTGGCCTTGCTGCCATCCGCTGCGCTCTTGTTGTACCTGAAGCTGGGCAATCCCGTGGCGGCGCTTGTGCAAAGTGGAGAGGCAACGGATCAGGCGGAACGTCACGCTGATTCACCGGCTTCGCTGGATGCGATGGTGGCCCGTCTCGCCGCCCGGCTGGCGCGTCAGCCTGATGACGCACAAGGCTGGTCGATGCTGGCGCGCTCCTATATCGTGCTGGCTCGCCCGGATGATGCCGTGGTGGCCTATCAGCGCGCGCTGGCGTTGACGCCAGAAGACCCTGCGCTGCTCGCCGATTATGCCGACGCACTAGTGAGCGCGAATGGCGGGACATTCGATGAGTTCGCGGGAATGCAGATTCATGCGGCACTGGCGCTGGATCCTATGCAGCCGAAGGCCTTGGCTTTGGCGGGAGCGATGGCGCTGGAGCAGCGCGATTACCGCCAGGCGATCACTTTCTGGCAGCGCCTGGCGCAGGTGCCTGGTGTCCCGCCAGAGATGGCCGCTCAGGCGGGCCGGCAGATCGCAGAGATGCAAAGCCTGATGCACAAGGTTCCGGGCATGGCTTCCGTGCCTGCTACCGCGGTAAGCCCACGAGCGCTAGAAGTTCATGTGAGCTTGAGCCCAACGCTTGCCATGCAGGCAAAGCCGGATGACACGGTGTTTGTGGTGGCACGTGCGGTGGATGGACCACGCATGCCGCTGGCTGTGCAACGTCTGCGTCTTGCTGATTTGCCTGTCACGGTACGGCTTGATGATTCGATGGCGATGACCCCCGAATTGCGCCTGTCGGCGTTCGAGCGTGTGCAGGTCGAGGCGCATGTGTCGGCGAGTGGCGAGGCCCGGCCGAAAAAGGGCGATTTGCTGGGCCAGAGTGGGCCGCTTGCGATGGATAAAAAAATTATTGATGTTGTGGTTAATCAGAAGGTCAATTAA